A stretch of the Carassius carassius chromosome 6, fCarCar2.1, whole genome shotgun sequence genome encodes the following:
- the sp6 gene encoding transcription factor Sp6 has translation MAHPYDPWLRAGPPQEEVSVSGWWDMHTGAAAGWMDLQGAGLGAGPAQGGSMSSYTADPQMCCVPPSGSSHSGLHYPPEGFKMEPLTQDLLPLPQASPSYSSEEQQDAAGASARPKSQRRTGSRAPGQASCRCPNCLSAESLGSAGDGGKRKHLHNCHIPGCGKAYVKTSHLKAHLRWHSGDRPFVCNWLFCGKRFTRSDELQRHLQTHTGAKRFGCSSCPRVFLRADHLAKHMRVHESPCQPAEETHSATAVPMTGSRSAATSLLRVKTESENCDDDTTVANS, from the coding sequence ATGGCCCACCCGTACGACCCTTGGTTGCGTGCAGGACCACCGCAGGAGGAGGTGAGCGTGTCTGGCTGGTGGGACATGCACACTGGAGCAGCAGCAGGTTGGATGGACCTGCAGGGGGCGGGGCTGGGGGCGGGGCCAGCACAGGGTGGTTCTATGAGCTCCTACACAGCTGACCCACAGATGTGCTGCGTGCCACCCTCCGGCTCCAGCCACTCCGGCCTGCACTACCCGCCTGAGGGCTTTAAGATGGAGCCGTTGACACAAGATCTGCTGCCGCTCCCACAGGCCTCCCCTTCCTACTCCTCAGAGGAGCAACAGGATGCCGCAGGTGCTTCCGCTCGACCGAAATCACAGCGTCGTACCGGGAGTCGCGCTCCTGGTCAAGCCTCCTGCCGCTGTCCCAACTGCCTGAGCGCAGAGTCTCTGGGAAGTGCTGGCGATGGTGGCAAACGCAAGCACCTGCACAACTGCCACATCCCTGGCTGCGGGAAGGCGTATGTGAAGACGTCGCACCTCAAAGCGCACCTGCGCTGGCACAGCGGTGACCGGCCCTTCGTCTGCAACTGGCTGTTCTGTGGCAAACGCTTCACACGATCGGATGAACTGCAGCGCCACCTACAGACGCACACTGGTGCCAAACGCTTCGGCTGCAGCTCTTGCCCGCGGGTCTTTCTGCGCGCCGACCATCTGGCCAAACACATGCGTGTGCATGAGTCACCATGCCAACCGGCCGAAGAGACTCATTCGGCAACGGCGGTGCCCATGACAGGAAGCAGATCTGCTGCGACGTCTCTACTCAGAGTGAAGACGGAATCAGAGAACTGTGACGACGACACAACGGTAGCAAACAGCTAA
- the zmp:0000001082 gene encoding LOW QUALITY PROTEIN: integrin alpha-D (The sequence of the model RefSeq protein was modified relative to this genomic sequence to represent the inferred CDS: inserted 2 bases in 1 codon) yields MNRKLYVTQTSSSTMKTLGLILFMWASLSEAFNIDTEHPLRFNGTPEDFFGYSVYQTEFGNRKQIIVGAPLEGNSTGEMYSCTADLQSCTRLQRPGSTGSERVLFFGMSAAVSSDALTSCSPYVSHECDGNSYLNGVCYQFNSSLQTVSNFTAAYQECTKREVNLVFLFDGSSSMKQHEFEMNKKFIKDVMKKLSNSSIKFAAVQFSTDVRTVFDFNDYQIGSAEEKLMKEKHMKSLTNTHKAINYVLKILLNNVSSGANLNALKALVIITDGDPSDNDEDNVLSRCDEQNILRYIIGVGKVDLTTLTQLASDPKLNNTFYIEDYSGLKGLLDNLQKKIYNIEGSKEAHGRDRQKELSQSGFSVVYQEDSVIVGSVGSNDWRGALYEVMGSGSEFRQTEIIDPAVNKDSYMGYSTVLGMRHGISHLFTGAPRAEHTGLVTIFTKNESTWTVMGNLKGEQIGSYFGASLSLLDVDSDGDSDFLLVGAPLFYQSQPRAEGRLYVYTLSEQYSWKTLQSTTGRFATSLASLKDLNGDGLSDVAVGAPLENEGAVYIYLGDATHGINPELAPQRILARSVLTGLQQFGVSLCGQMDMNDDNLPDIVIGTQGGIVLLNARPVMSVSAQLSFSPVEISRNYFECPGVEAFNAFNLTLCFTVTERTSSTGPLEKKLNVSLNLNVDVVRGMSRGFFDQRISSSRTLQQSFLLDSGSSCFNFPIFMLRCVADTVSPLKILMNFSQSQMSSGNSLAVLDVHSRTEEYVEVPFQRSCNSNNSCMSDLKLSFNFMNNTLVVVNQAHFTVEVTLANPGDDSFNTSIVLHYPEGISLSKFDAVKPSRTRSSCGDRDSGATNRTTCSINLPVYRSGTTTTFLGTFRVTKWDYDWSDRMEMMITAHSDNNGNVSDTVVRASVPVQFAVDLAISLVAEDSVTYLNFSLEDRGPKSLNINYKVENLGVKGLNVSVTLSLPCQTTHVILTTHIFSMQEVHHSLISSYHQIIMCLLSKHLFFSPELSAVQQVSSTGWSLRXFVCHEFPLEQFSEIQINLTAEAVFQNVKEYESKYSFYEFRRDHVFNISAELNYNTSRYNQTSTELKFNPHRSQTTVKVEFVVPPSRLLIVGTGVVGGFLFLIIILILLLKCGFFKRNRPDEFFPEGESVTVVEDSPLMNAKENRVSESNIIDKELQS; encoded by the exons ATGAACAGGAAGCTGTACGTCACACAGACGAGCAGCAGCACGATGAAGACGCTCGGCTTGATTCTCTTCATGTGGG CGTCTCTCTCAGAAGCCTTCAACATCGACACTGAACATCCACTGAGATTTAACGGCACACCGGAAGATTTCTTTGGTTACAGCGTTTATCAGACTGAGTTTGGAAACAGGAAGCA GATCATTGTTGGAGCTCCATTAGAAGGAAACTCAACAGGGGAGATGTACAGCTGCACAGCAGATCTACAGTCCTGCACTCGACTGCAGCGGCCAG GTTCGACAGGTTCGGAGAGGGTCCTCTTCTTCGGCATGTCTGCTGCTGTGTCTTCTGATGCTCTCACT AGCTGCAGTCCGTACGTTTCTCATGAGTGTGATGGAAACTCATATCTGAACGGTGTTTGCTATCAGTTCAACAGCAGCTTACAGACCGTCTCCAACTTCACTGCCGCTTACCAAG AATGCACCAAAAGAGAAGTCAATCTGGTGTTTCTCTTTGATGGATCCAGCAGTATGAAACAACACGAGtttgaaatgaacaaaaaattCATTAAAGATGTTATGAAAAAACTTTCAAACTCATCCATAAAG tTTGCTGCTGTCCAGTTTTCAACAGATGTACGAACTGTGTTTGACTTCAACGATTATCAGATTGGCTCTGCTGAAGAGAAACTCATGAAAGAGAAACACATGaaatctctcacaaacacacacaaagcaatCAACTACGTTCT AAAGATTCTGCTGAATAACGTGTCGTCTGGAGCCAATCTCAATGCTCTGAAAGCTCTGGTGATCATCACAGATGGAGACCCCAGTGATAACGATGAAGATAATGTCCTCAGCAGATGTGATGAGCAGAATATCCTCCGTTACATCATCGGG GTAGGAAAGGTTGATTTAACCACACTCACTCAGCTGGCATCAGATCCAAAACTGAACAATACCTTCTACATTGAAGACTACAGTGGACTTAAAGGACTTCTTGACAACCTGCAAAAAAAGATCTACAACATTGAag GGTCAAAGGAAGCTCACGGCAGAGACAGGCAGAAAGAGTTATCGCAGAGTGGATTCAGTGTCGTCTACCAGGAG GACTCTGTGATTGTGGGTTCAGTCGGATCGAATGACTGGCGTGGAGCTCTGTATGAAGTGATGGGATCAGGATCTGaattcagacagacagagatcatAGATCCAGCTGTAAATAAAGACTCCTACATGG GTTACTCTACTGTGCTGGGAATGAGACACGGCATCTCTCATCTGTTCACTGGAGCGCCGCGGGCTGAACACACAGGTCTGGTGACCATCTTCACCAAGAATGAAAGCACATGGACAGTGATGGGGAACTTAAAAGGAGAACAA ATTGGCTCATATTTTGGAGCGTCTCTGAGTCTGTTGGATGTGGACTCTGATGGAGACTCAGATTTCCTGCTGGTCGGAGCTCCATTATTTTACCAGTCTCAGCCGAGGGCTGAAGGGAGGCTGTACGTCTACACTTTATCAGAGCAG TATTCTTGGAAGACGCTGCAATCAACCACAGGCAGATTTGCTACATCTTTGGCTTCACTAAAGGACCTGAATGGAGACGGTCTGTCAGATGTGGCGGTCGGGGCACCACTGGAGAATGAAGGAGCTGTCTACATCTACCTGGGCGATGCTACGCATGGCATAAACCCTGAACTTGCTCCTCAG cgGATCCTAGCGCGGTCAGTTCTGACTGGTCTGCAGCAGTTTGGAGTGTCTCTGTGTGGTCAGATGGATATGAATGATGATAATCTGCCAGATATCGTGATTGGAACACAAGGAGGGATCGTCCTGCTCAA cGCTCGTCCTGTGATGTCCGTATCTGCGCAACTCAGTTTCAGTCCAGTGGAAATCAGTCGGAACTACTTTGAATGTCCGGGTGTAGaggcatttaatgcatttaatctcACGTTATGTTTCACAGTGACCGAGCGGACCAGCAGCACAG GACCTCTGGAGAAGAAGCTGAATGTTTCTCTGAATCTGAATGTGGATGTGGTACGAGGAATGAGTCGAGGATTCTTTGATCAGAGGATTTCGTCGTCCAGGACTCTGCAGCAGTCCTTCCTGCTGGATTCTGGGTCCTCCTGTTTTAACTTCCCCATCTTCATGCTG CGCTGTGTTGCAGACACAGTATCTCCTCTGAAGATACTAATGAATTTCTCACAATCTCAAATGTCGTCTGGAAACTCTTTGGCTGTTCTTGACGTTCACAGCAGGACGGAGGAGTATGTCGAG GTGCCGTTTCAAAGGAGCTGTAATTCAAATAATAGCTGCATGTCTGATCTGAAGCTGAGCTTCAATTTTAT GAACAACACATTAGTGGTGGTGAATCAAGCTCATTTCACAGTCGAAGTAACACTGGCAAACCCTGGTGACGACTCCTTCAACACCAGCATAGTGCTGCATTACCCAGAAGGCATTTCGCTCTCAAAATTTGATGCTGTTAAG ccaagTCGGACTCGAAGCAGCTGTGGTGATCGGGACAGCGGTGCTACAAACAGAACAACCTGCAGCATCAATCTACCAGTGTACCGCAGCGGCACCACG ACTACATTTTTGGGAACTTTCCGCGTGACGAAATGGGATTATGACTGGTCCGACAGGATGGAGATGATGATCACTGCTCACAG TGATAATAACGGGAACGTGAGTGATACGGTGGTGAGGGCGAGCGTCCCGGTGCAGTTCGCCGTTGATCTGGCGATCAGTCT AGTGGCTGAAGACTCTGTGACGTATCTGAACTTCTCTCTAGAGGACAGAGGTCCAAAATCTCTCAACATCAACTACAAG gtggAGAATCTGGGTGTTAAAGGTCTGAACGTGTCGGTCACACTCAGCCTGCCCTGTCAAACTACACATGTGATCTTAACAACTCACATCTTCAGCATGCAGGAGGTGCATCACTCGCTCATCAGCTCATACCATCAAATCATCATGTGTTTGTTGAGTAAACATCTTTTCTTCTCTCCAGAACTCAGTGCTGTGCAGCAAGTCAGTTCCACAG gaTGGTCACTGCG GTTTGTGTGTCATGAATTTCCACTGGAGCAATTTTCAGAAATTCAGATTAACCTGACGGCAGAAGCAGTTTTCCAAAACGTGAAGGAATACGAGAGT AAATACTCCTTCTATGAGTTCAGAAGGGATCATGTGTTCAACATCAGCGCTGAGCTCAACTACAACACAAGCCGCTATAACCAGACATCAACCGAACTAAAG TTCAATCCCCACAGATCTCAG ACTACAGTGAAGGTGGAGTTTGTCGTTCCTCCCAGTCGATTGCTGATTGTTGGCACTGGTGTAGTGGGCGGGTTCCTCTTCCTCATTATCATATTGATCCTTCTGCTGAAG tgtgggTTTTTCAAACGAAATCGTCCTGACGAGTTTTTTCCAGAGGGTGAAAGTGTAACTGTGGTTGAAGACTCTCCTCTCATGAATGCTAAAGAAAACCGAGTCAGCGAGAGCAACATCATAGACAAAGAGCTCCAGTCCTGA